The Eleutherodactylus coqui strain aEleCoq1 chromosome 6, aEleCoq1.hap1, whole genome shotgun sequence genome window below encodes:
- the LOC136571755 gene encoding nicotinamide N-methyltransferase-like has protein sequence MVLKSKSLLMAQLTIWKFFGHIKGEILVDFSIGPLIHHLYAACEFFKHIIVLKARDRCILELKRWLDTRTGAFHWGHATQLHVDTEGNRDQLQDKEEKMRSAVQHVIKCDFEKENIIEPLDLPLADCIISVGLLDVISKDHDDYRGYLRKFSRLMKPGGHLILIGCLDTTYITIQKDKFHVLRYDEDFARKALVGEGFVIDCCKVKETKVVSDLCDYKGIIFIAAYKEK, from the exons atggtcttgaaatccaaatctttgctgatggcacagtTGACCATTTGGAAGTTCTTTG GTCACATTAAAGGAGAGATCTTGGTTGACTTCAGCATTGGTCCCTTGATTCATCATTTGTATGCGGCCTGTGAGTTTTTCAAGCACATTATAGTGCTGAAGGCCAGAGACAGATGCATCCTGGAGCTGAAAAGATGGCTGGACACACGTACAGGAGCATTTCATTGGGGCCATGCCACACAGCTTCATGTAGACACAGAGGGAAACAG AGACCAGTTAcaggacaaagaagaaaaaatgagaTCAGCAGTTCAACATGTTATAAAATGTGACTTTGAGAAAGAAAATATAATAGAACCGCTGGACCTACCACTAGCCGATTGTATTATCAGTGTTGGCCTTCTAGATGTTATCTCCAAAGACCATGATGATTACAGGGGATATCTCAGGAAGTTCTCAAGGCTCATGAAACCTGGGGGACACCTCATATTAATTGGGTGTTTAGACACAACATATATCACAATCCAAAAAGACAAGTTCCATGTTCTCAGATATGATGAGGATTTTGCCAGGAAAGCTCTAGTTGGAGAAGGCTTTGTTATTGATTGCTGTAAGGTTAAGGAGACAAAAGTTGTGAGTGACCTTTGTGACTACAAGGGCATCATATTCATTGCTGCTTACAAGGAGAAGTAG